The Amycolatopsis sp. DG1A-15b genome window below encodes:
- the topA gene encoding type I DNA topoisomerase: MSGEQDSVAGARTKKNGASADNGAGHRRLVIVESPTKARKIAPYLGGGYVVESSVGHIRDLPRGAADVPAQYKGEAWARLGVDVDNGFKALYVVTPDKKSKVTELKSLLKDVDELYLATDPDREGEAIAWHLLETLKPKVPVRRMVFHEVTEQAILAAADSTRELDADLVDAQETRRILDRLYGYEVSPVLWKKVMPKLSAGRVQSVATRIVVERERERMRFTSASYWDISATMDAGEEASPRNFSARLVAVDGARLATGRDFGSDGQLKASNNEVRVLAEADARRLAEALKQRDFKVSSVEEKPYTRKPYAPFMTSTLQQEAGRKMRFTSERTMRIAQKLYENGYITYMRTDSTTLSESAISAARSQATQLYGKEYVSPTPRQYTRKVKNAQEAHEAIRPSGEVFRTPGQVASELDTDEYRLYEMIWQRTIASQMADAKGTTMSVRIVGNATSGEECTFAASGRTITFAGFLKAYVEAVDTETGGEADDKQSRLPVLEKDQALTAADLNPDGHTTSPPARYSEPSLVSKLEELGIGRPSTYASIIKTIQDRGYVWKKGSALVPSWVAFAVIGLMERHFERLVDYDFTAGMEDELDRIANGDEQRGQWLSKFYFGGDMGVDGSIGRLGGLKKLVEGSVEDIDAREINSIPLFSDENGHTVVVRVGRYGPYLEREVDGNSQRANLPEDLPPDELTQEVAEKLFATPQEGRSLGADPVSGHEIVAKEGRFGPYVTEVLPEIEIPEDATAAQKKSAKAKAPKPRTGSLFKSMDIETITLEDALKLLSLPRVVGKDPESGDEITAQNGRYGPYLKKGTDSRSLSTEDQLFSITLEEALKIYAEPKQRGRSATAKPPLKELGEDPVSKKPMVVKDGRFGPYVTDGEYNATLRKGDEIESLTAERASELLAEKRAKGPAPKRKAPARKPASTTAKTVKAGTTKKAAAAKSTATKRSSSTATKAK; this comes from the coding sequence GACCTGCCTCGTGGTGCCGCCGACGTGCCCGCCCAGTACAAGGGCGAAGCCTGGGCGCGGCTCGGCGTCGACGTCGACAACGGCTTCAAGGCCCTCTACGTGGTCACCCCGGACAAGAAGTCCAAGGTCACCGAGCTCAAGAGCCTGCTGAAGGACGTCGACGAGCTCTACCTCGCCACGGACCCCGACCGCGAGGGCGAAGCCATCGCGTGGCACCTGCTCGAGACGCTGAAGCCGAAGGTCCCGGTCCGCCGGATGGTCTTCCACGAGGTCACCGAGCAGGCCATCCTCGCGGCCGCCGACTCGACCCGTGAGCTCGACGCCGACCTCGTCGACGCCCAGGAGACCCGCCGCATCCTCGACCGCCTCTACGGCTACGAGGTCTCGCCGGTGCTGTGGAAGAAGGTCATGCCGAAGCTTTCGGCCGGCCGCGTGCAGTCGGTGGCGACCCGGATCGTGGTCGAGCGTGAACGCGAGCGGATGCGCTTCACCTCGGCGTCGTACTGGGACATCTCCGCGACGATGGACGCCGGCGAAGAGGCTTCGCCGCGAAACTTCTCCGCCCGGCTCGTCGCCGTCGACGGCGCGCGCCTGGCCACCGGCCGCGACTTCGGCTCGGACGGGCAGCTCAAGGCGTCGAACAACGAGGTCCGCGTGCTGGCCGAGGCCGACGCGCGGCGCCTCGCCGAGGCGCTGAAGCAGCGTGACTTCAAGGTCTCCAGCGTCGAGGAGAAGCCGTACACGCGGAAGCCGTACGCGCCCTTCATGACCTCGACGCTGCAGCAGGAGGCGGGCCGCAAGATGCGGTTCACCTCGGAGCGCACCATGCGGATCGCGCAGAAGCTGTACGAAAACGGCTACATCACTTATATGCGTACCGACTCCACGACGCTCTCGGAGTCGGCGATCTCGGCCGCGCGCAGCCAGGCCACGCAGCTGTACGGCAAGGAGTACGTCTCGCCGACGCCGCGCCAGTACACGCGCAAGGTCAAGAACGCGCAGGAGGCCCACGAGGCGATCCGGCCGTCGGGCGAGGTCTTCCGCACGCCGGGCCAGGTCGCGAGCGAGCTGGACACCGACGAGTACCGGCTCTACGAGATGATCTGGCAGCGCACCATCGCGTCGCAGATGGCGGACGCCAAGGGCACCACGATGTCCGTGCGCATCGTCGGCAACGCGACCTCGGGCGAGGAGTGCACCTTCGCCGCTTCGGGCCGCACGATCACCTTCGCGGGCTTCCTTAAGGCGTACGTCGAGGCGGTCGACACCGAGACCGGTGGCGAGGCCGACGACAAGCAGAGCCGCCTGCCGGTGCTGGAGAAGGACCAGGCGCTGACCGCCGCGGACCTGAACCCGGACGGCCACACCACGTCGCCGCCGGCGCGGTACTCGGAGCCGAGCCTGGTCAGCAAGCTGGAAGAGCTGGGCATCGGCCGCCCGTCGACGTACGCGTCGATCATCAAGACCATCCAGGACCGCGGGTACGTCTGGAAGAAGGGCTCCGCGCTCGTTCCGTCGTGGGTAGCGTTCGCCGTGATCGGCCTGATGGAACGGCACTTCGAGCGGCTGGTCGACTACGACTTCACCGCCGGTATGGAGGACGAGCTCGACCGCATCGCCAACGGCGACGAGCAGCGCGGCCAGTGGCTGTCGAAGTTCTACTTCGGCGGTGACATGGGCGTCGACGGCTCGATCGGCCGCCTGGGCGGGCTGAAGAAGCTCGTCGAGGGCAGCGTCGAGGACATCGACGCGCGGGAAATCAACTCGATCCCGCTGTTCAGTGACGAAAACGGGCACACCGTGGTGGTCCGCGTCGGCCGCTACGGGCCGTACCTCGAGCGCGAGGTCGACGGGAACTCGCAGCGGGCGAACCTGCCGGAGGACCTGCCGCCGGACGAGCTCACGCAGGAGGTCGCGGAGAAGCTGTTCGCGACTCCGCAGGAAGGTCGTTCGCTGGGCGCCGACCCGGTGAGCGGACACGAGATCGTGGCGAAGGAAGGCCGCTTCGGGCCGTACGTGACCGAGGTGCTCCCGGAGATCGAGATCCCCGAGGACGCGACGGCCGCGCAGAAGAAGTCCGCGAAGGCCAAGGCGCCGAAGCCGCGTACGGGCTCGCTGTTCAAGTCGATGGACATCGAGACCATCACGTTGGAAGACGCGCTGAAGCTGCTCTCGCTGCCGCGCGTGGTCGGCAAGGACCCGGAGTCCGGCGACGAGATCACCGCGCAGAACGGGCGCTACGGGCCGTACCTGAAGAAGGGCACGGACTCGCGGTCGCTCTCGACCGAGGACCAGCTCTTCTCGATCACCCTCGAAGAAGCGCTGAAGATCTACGCGGAGCCGAAGCAGCGAGGCCGGTCCGCGACGGCGAAGCCGCCGCTCAAGGAACTCGGCGAGGACCCGGTGTCGAAGAAGCCGATGGTGGTCAAGGACGGCCGGTTCGGCCCGTACGTCACCGACGGCGAGTACAACGCGACGCTGCGGAAGGGCGACGAAATCGAGTCGCTGACCGCGGAACGGGCGTCCGAGCTGCTGGCGGAGAAGCGGGCCAAGGGGCCGGCGCCGAAGCGGAAGGCACCGGCGCGCAAGCCGGCTTCCACGACGGCGAAGACGGTCAAGGCGGGCACGACCAAGAAGGCGGCGGCCGCGAAGTCGACCGCGACCAAGCGGTCGAGCTCGACCGCGACGAAGGCCAAGTAA
- a CDS encoding ESX secretion-associated protein EspG — MSNAVAVFDVIDEVIAPLSAEVPERPSVMEFYDPEFEIPPVLADTGPLPGRRSSPASSLADEVEQYTRFVAGMAAIGLAPGGEVTAEAVGLYRALRGGFIRGVVTGVFPARAKPWEVRFFGDEDYTTVLHKLGNRARLRSGFLSELPGWVFDGLPDRPPGPGEHLRIETDERGLIPRRCERAVELIRACAARPRLGTVLVDLAVRNAILAEYPHGAFGLVDNDLGRYQFSAAVARTGRWTVTWGPASRSTAEQWIVEAVQSHA, encoded by the coding sequence GTGAGCAACGCAGTCGCCGTCTTCGACGTCATCGACGAGGTCATCGCCCCGCTGTCGGCCGAGGTGCCGGAGCGGCCCTCGGTGATGGAGTTCTACGACCCCGAGTTCGAGATCCCGCCGGTGCTGGCGGACACCGGGCCCCTGCCGGGCCGTCGCTCCTCGCCCGCGTCGAGCCTCGCGGACGAGGTGGAGCAGTACACGCGGTTCGTCGCCGGGATGGCGGCGATCGGTCTCGCGCCGGGTGGCGAGGTCACCGCGGAAGCCGTCGGGCTGTACCGGGCGCTGCGCGGTGGGTTCATCCGCGGCGTGGTCACCGGGGTCTTCCCGGCCCGGGCCAAGCCGTGGGAGGTGCGGTTCTTCGGCGACGAGGACTACACCACGGTCCTGCACAAGCTGGGCAACCGCGCGCGGCTGCGGTCGGGCTTCCTCAGCGAGCTGCCGGGCTGGGTGTTCGACGGGCTGCCCGACCGGCCGCCGGGGCCGGGGGAGCACCTGCGCATCGAGACCGATGAGCGCGGGCTGATCCCACGCCGGTGCGAGCGGGCGGTCGAGCTGATCCGGGCGTGTGCGGCCCGGCCGCGGCTGGGCACGGTGCTGGTCGACCTCGCGGTGCGCAACGCGATCCTGGCCGAGTACCCGCACGGCGCGTTCGGGCTGGTGGACAACGACCTCGGCCGGTACCAGTTCAGCGCCGCGGTGGCCCGCACCGGCCGCTGGACGGTCACCTGGGGTCCGGCGTCGCGGAGCACGGCCGAGCAGTGGATCGTCGAGGCGGTGCAGAGTCATGCCTGA